One stretch of Akkermansia massiliensis DNA includes these proteins:
- a CDS encoding NAD(P)H-dependent glycerol-3-phosphate dehydrogenase, with protein MMNRLHKIAVIGAGSWGTALSMVLATRECEVVLWTPEEAQARQLAETRRSPVLSETAAPLAPNIHPTCDLDQVKDAELIVVVVPSVAMRSVAQRLRDLPVRPDAVIVSCTKGIEQGSHKRMTEILQEYLPSNPIGVLSGPNHAEDICLGLPSASLIGFEDPKYADWVQQIFASKTFRVYSATDIIGMQLGGTIKNVFAIGAGLCEGLNLGDNAQAALLTRGLAEMTRIGVASGGRRETFMGLSGVGDLIVTCYSRHSRNQTVGRRLAEGKSLQEILDALGMVAEGVPNTLSVYEIARKLGVRTPLIDAVYSVLYESKPPMEALVELMTRDPRPELD; from the coding sequence ATGATGAATCGGTTACATAAAATAGCAGTCATCGGCGCCGGTTCCTGGGGTACGGCCCTCTCCATGGTCCTGGCGACCCGGGAATGTGAAGTCGTCCTGTGGACGCCGGAAGAAGCGCAGGCCCGGCAGCTTGCTGAAACCAGGCGCAGCCCGGTCCTGTCGGAAACCGCCGCGCCCCTGGCCCCCAACATCCATCCCACTTGCGACCTGGACCAGGTGAAGGACGCGGAGCTCATCGTGGTGGTGGTGCCTTCCGTAGCCATGCGTTCCGTAGCGCAGCGGCTGCGTGACCTGCCGGTGAGGCCGGACGCCGTCATCGTCTCCTGCACCAAGGGCATTGAACAGGGCTCCCATAAAAGAATGACGGAAATCCTTCAGGAATATCTGCCCTCCAATCCCATAGGCGTGCTCTCCGGCCCCAACCATGCGGAAGACATCTGCCTGGGCCTCCCGTCCGCCTCCCTGATCGGGTTTGAGGATCCGAAATATGCGGACTGGGTGCAGCAGATATTCGCCTCCAAGACCTTCCGCGTTTATTCCGCTACGGACATCATCGGCATGCAGCTGGGGGGAACCATCAAGAACGTCTTTGCCATCGGGGCCGGACTGTGCGAGGGGCTGAACCTGGGAGATAACGCCCAGGCCGCCCTGCTGACCCGCGGCCTGGCGGAAATGACGCGCATCGGCGTAGCCAGCGGAGGCCGCAGGGAAACCTTCATGGGCCTTTCCGGCGTGGGCGATCTCATCGTCACCTGCTATTCCCGCCACTCCCGCAACCAGACGGTGGGGCGGAGGCTGGCGGAAGGAAAAAGCCTCCAGGAAATTCTGGACGCCCTGGGCATGGTGGCGGAAGGGGTGCCCAACACGCTCTCCGTCTATGAAATTGCGCGGAAGCTGGGAGTGAGGACGCCGCTGATTGACGCCGTCTATTCCGTTCTTTATGAATCCAAGCCGCCCATGGAAGCGCTTGTGGAGCTCATGACGCGGGACCCCCGCCCGGAATTAGATTGA
- a CDS encoding exosortase system-associated protein, TIGR04073 family yields the protein MKRAIISALFAAGAIGVASADIQAPPASEYTPTRKLGRAIANIIYSVEEIPLGIINWTSREGDYAGFSVGIVDGTATMLERMGYGIYELVTFWAPTYKCTYKPPYQGRCGMSGLKEYNPNGGLSEFPAELSFQSYYKYSRQQRD from the coding sequence ATGAAACGTGCCATCATCTCAGCTCTTTTTGCCGCCGGCGCCATCGGTGTCGCCAGTGCGGACATTCAGGCTCCACCCGCTTCCGAATACACCCCCACCCGCAAGCTGGGCCGCGCCATCGCCAACATCATTTACTCCGTTGAAGAAATTCCCCTGGGAATCATCAACTGGACGAGCCGCGAAGGTGACTATGCCGGTTTTTCCGTGGGCATTGTTGATGGCACCGCCACCATGCTTGAACGCATGGGCTACGGCATCTATGAACTTGTCACGTTCTGGGCTCCCACCTACAAGTGCACGTACAAGCCCCCCTATCAGGGACGTTGCGGCATGAGCGGCCTTAAGGAATACAATCCCAACGGCGGCCTGAGCGAATTCCCTGCGGAACTCAGCTTCCAGAGCTACTACAAGTACTCCCGCCAGCAGCGCGACTAA